A part of Fusarium oxysporum Fo47 chromosome III, complete sequence genomic DNA contains:
- a CDS encoding uncharacterized protein (domain of unknown function-domain containing protein), whose translation MLSASQKLTAEERKERKRVQNRLNQRARRQRVKDEEDNSAKPFRVGRWRLDGDAGPSTRTRTSPHVVRSSKHVVNEGQALLPAERSALQSLTKVSDTTSRAPPALQPGSTHVAKLHLPADDALVHLIVHNVCRGFMENKAILKLVARFIDAAYDPPLPPDLAAGCGSVVLRTTYRTMPTSLLPTQLQMNSPHPSWIDMLPFPEIRDNLIRRQYTFDHKSFLSDLVGDSIYEIPSYDPGQEGLAPPPPPTPSPQTKRLNGHGLILWGEPYLKESWEATPQFLAKWAWVVEGCCDLVDASNGWRTTRGEYLLQTSGSG comes from the exons ATGCTCAGCGCCAGTCAGAAGCTCACGGCCGAAGAGCGGAAGGAGCGGAAAAGGGTCCAGAACCGATTGAATCAAAGAGCGCGCA GGCAACGtgtcaaggatgaagaagacaatAGCGCCAAGCCGTTTCGGGTTGGCCGTTGGCGACTTGACGGAGATGCTGGTCCTTCGACACGAACCCGAACCTCGCCGCATGTTGTTCGTAGTTCAAAGCATGTTGTAAACGAAGGGCAGGCTCTTCTTCCCGCAGAACGTTCGGCATTGCAATCTCTAACCAAGGTTTCTGACACAACAAGTAGAGCACCTCCTGCCCTGCAACCTGGATCAACTCATGTTGCCAAGCTTCACCTACCTGCTGATGACGCCCTGGTCCACCTAATAGTCCACAACGTATGTCGGGGGTTCATGGAGAACAAGGCAATACTGAAGCTTGTGGCAAGATTCATCGACGCCGCCTACGACCCTCCACTACCCCCTGATCTCGCCGCAGGATGTGGTAGTGTGGTGCTACGAACTACCTACCGGACAATGCCAACCAGTCTTCTGCCAACACAGCTCCAGATGAACTCTCCACACCCTAGCTGGATAGACATGCTCCCCTTTCCGGAAATCCGAGACAATCTCATTCGGAGACAATACACCTTCGACCATAAAAGCTTTCTCTCAGATCTTGTCGGAGACTCGATATATGAGATACCGTCATACGACCCAGGTCAGGAAGGCTTGgcgccgccgccaccaccgACACCGAGCCCGCAGACGAAGCGGCTCAACGGCCACGGCCTCATTCTGTGGGGGGAGCCTTACCTGAAGGAGAGTTGGGAGGCTACTCCGCAATTTCTGGCAAAGTGGGCATGGGTTGTCGAAGGATGTTGTGACCTTGTCGATGCATCCAACGGGTGGCGAACTACTAGGGGCGAGTATCTTCTGCAAACAAGTGGAAGTGGGTGA